CCTCTGCTCGGTCTTTTGGCCGGAAGAAGACTGAGGGCACTGATAGCATGGATACAATGGTCAGCACCTCATCAAGGCACTCTAGCTGCTCCCCCATAAGAAGCATTTTTGCCAGAGTTGGATCCAACGGGAACTCCACCATCTTCCAGCCAATTTCTGTAAGGCCACCAACATTGTTCAATGCACCTAACACCCAGAGTTGGTACATTGAGTTGAGGATATTCTCCTGGGGCGGTGGGTCCATAAAGTCAAAGTCAAGCAAGTTTTCAACTCTGAGGGATTTCAGTAAAAGCACCACATTCCCCAGGTTGGTCCTTTGGATCTCTGGCACAGGGTTAGGGAGCATCTCATTCTGGTAGGCTGATTCTGTGAACAGCCTGTAGCATGTGCCAGGGCCAGTTCTTCCTGCCCGACCTGCACGCTGGTCTGCAGCTGCCCGGCTGACGGGGAAAACCTGAAGGGCATCCATACCCATCCGTGGGTTGTACACCTTCATCTTCCCATACCCGGTATCAATGACATAGAAGATACCATCGACTGTTAATGAGGTCTCAGCAATATTGGTAGCAACAATGCACTTGCGAGCACCCTCTTCAGCCTTCTGAAAAATCTTGGCTTGCAAGTCAGCAGGCAACTGTGAGTAGATGGGCAGAATCTCTAGCTTGGGCACAGTCTTGGTGGATGATGATATTAACTGTTCCATACGTTCAGCAAGCGCATAGCAGGTAGCCTCGATTTCTTCCTGCCCAGTCATGAAGATTAGGATATCACCAGGGCCACTGGTTATGTGGATAGTCATGGCCTGCTTCACTGCCGCTTCCACGTAGTCCTCACATGGTGTTTTGCTGAACATAATGTTAACTGGGAATGTCCGGCCGGGAATATGGAATACAGGCACACTGCAAACAAAGATAGCAGTTACTAGGCTTGCAGAGATAAGTAAGGCGCAGATTTTACTTGGAGTAAAGGTACCTATAAGGTTTTCTTACCCTCCAAagaacttggagaatttgtctGCATTTAGGGTTGCAGATGTGACGATTAGTTTAAAATCCCGTCTACGTGCAACAACCTTCTTCAGTATACCAAACAAAACATCAGTATTGAGTGATCTTTCATGTGCTTCATCCATGACAATAACACTGCAAAAGAATGGGGTAAAAAACTTTAGTATGGCAAGCCATACTCAGACCATCTGAGGTACATCCCAAGTTATAAAAAATACTAAAGGTAGGGACAAGTTATCAACATACCGATATTTGTCGAGGTCAGCATCTTTCAAGGTTTCACGGAGAAGCACTCCATCTGTCATATACTGCAAACAACCCACAAATAATTTTGTTACTGTCAGGAAGACAGGAACTTCATGCTAAGCAACTAAACTTGACCAAAGGTAAGTAAATTTGACAATGTAAATCTGCACCAAGTTTCAGCCAATCAGTCTGACATGATCACAAACAATAGTTATTAGGCTACAAGACATGTTATTTGGGCTAAATATAAACCTTCCTATAGGCTATAACTGAGAGGAAACACATGTGGTCTATATTATCTATACTAAAGCCTGACATTATAGAAGGAAAAAAGATCTGAAGGTGCTTGAATTTTACCCTGTAAACAAGTCACAAGTAGTTTACCTTTATTATAGTGTTTGGACCAGTGACATCCTCAAACCGTATGGCATATCCAACTTTATCTCCCAGATCAGTCTCCATTTCCTCACTGACTCGCTTAGCAACACTCATGGCAGCCACACGCCTTGGTTGGGTACAGCCAACAACTCCTGTGGTAGTATATCCACCCTCGTGCAGATACTGAGTCAGTTGAGTAGTCTTCCCAGAACCAGTTTCACCAACAACCACAACTACTTGATTTTCACGCACAATCTGCTCAATAATAATATAAGATCAGGTTATGACCAAATTGGCTTTGCGATCACTTGAAACTAAATATACAAAAGCTaaaactactccctctgttccaaattataagacgttttggcttttatagatacattgtttttacaatgtatctagacatagcgtaTATCTAAATGCGttgcaaaagttatgtatctagaaaagccaaaacgtcttataatttggaatggagggaggaCTCAAGCATTATGTATACACAAGGAATTCCACAGGccattcaatataaaattgtgaaAGTTGTTTAAATGAAAGGGCAATGATCTGCATCTTGCCCTTTCTCCTTGCGCATAGGTGTTTCTTCATCCATCAAAGCCATAGCCCAACGTTCCAATCCTTTTGGATGTTGAAACATGTATACGCGAAAGGGCCTCTGGTAGAGTTGGTTAGGTGGCTTGAGTAGCACTTCTAGGTCCTGGGTTTGACCCCCCATGGAAGCGAATTTCACGATGGGGTTacaaaatcccctcgtctgtccaAAAGCCTCGGTTGTGGTTGTTCTCACATGGGCTATGATGCCGCTATGTATGGGTGGGGCAGGGATTCGGGGGTCTCTCaacctgcgtgagaaggtcttcttaatgcaatgcccgGGGGCTATCTTACCCCCCACaggtcgattttttttttttgaaatgtacAGTATACAGTAGTTACCAACAGCTTTCAGGTATAATAAATTCCATGAAATAGAGGAAAGTAAGATAAAAATCATGACAGAACTAAAAAACTCGTAATAAATGTACAAACCTGTAGCAGATCATCCCGGACAGTAAATATGGGAAGATACTGTCTTTGTTGAGAAAGGGATTTTGATTTTGCAAAATCACTGACAGCTTCTGCCTTATCCCTCAAATGTTGTGAAAACTTTGCTTCTTCTTTAAAATTAATCTCACCTTGGTCACCAACAACAGCAGTATCTGCATCAACCTGATTTTTCAAAGGTGAGTAGGAAACAACGACAAGGAATTGTCTTTCTTAAAACACATAAATACAAGTGGACATAAGTACCTGTTCAGCTGTTTTCTCAACACCCAAGATATTTCCAAGCTTAGATCCAGCAAGCTCCCAAAATCGTTGCCTTGATTTGTTCATGCTTTGCTTTTCACGGATTTCCCTAACCAGACTAGAACCTTTGCGTGCAATAATAGCCATATCAGATGTTGGGTCCTTCAGAGGCATTACAGGTTCTGCTTGTTTTGTGAATACAACTCTCCCATCCAGGAATGGAGGCTTTGTGTCTGCCAAAAAATAAGGCAATTAACTTGTCAGATTCAACTGCATCGAACTGCTGTAGAAAAGCAGAAAGACTTGCAACAAGTAAAAGAATAATATGGCCACACACATTATAGTATCTTAATGCAGTGTTATGTACAAATAATTACACAAAGGAAACATAGAGGGCCCCAGATTAGTGTGGATTACAAGGAACAGCCATCGTCTACTAGCCGTCGAGCCAAATAACTCAGTAATACAAACAGATCTAAAGATCAGATCAGTTAAAACCATTGTGCTGTTGATATCCCATCACCAAAATACTTAATGATTTTCACAAGAAATGTTAAAAAAAAACTCGGCCGGTGGGAGAAAGACTGCTCCCACTGCATCGCACTTGAGAAGAAGCACGCGCAAGCCGAGAAACACCCCAAAGGCCGGCTGCCCTGGACGTGCCACCGAGTGCCCACATGCATCTTTGCATCTCACTGAAAACGACTCATGTGGTTACACGTATAACACAGGATCACAGCTGGCGAGGGGTGTTTTTGTTTAACCCAGGCCTGCCTAAAATTCACTTCCATAGGGAAACGAACCTAGGACCTGGTGTGCTACTTGAGCCCTGCTAATCACTAATCAGTCAGGTAGCAGGCCTGTTCGCTTCACAAGAAATGCTTTATATTCCTTATAAAACTTTACATGAGAAACAGAGGGATGACTCCTAAGATGTATGTGTGATTTTCGAAGCTTATTGAATCACAGGTATGAAACTGCAAGTGCAAATAGAAGGAAGATGTGATAGGCAAAGAACATACCATGAACAAGAAGTATTACTTTCCGTTCCTCCTCATCATCAAATTCAGTTTGCACTTCTGTTCCTTTAACAGCTCCGGATCTCAACAATTGTCTATCCTCCCACTGAGCATTATCAGCAGTCATCTGTGACAGCTTTTTGCTTTGAGCAAGGGTCATCAGGCTACCATCTCTACGAGTCTGCAACCAAGAGAAATAGATGTCAAAACCAGAGTACTGCAAAAGCTAAGGCTACAGAaaatattactccctccgttccttaatataagccatatagtttttagcaccaatattaacgcacgacttgaggaaggatgtgagaccgagaaaaaaaggaaaatcaggccatcttctctctcccaatcacattgcttcataaatctaagggattggttggggcatgtgctatgtacggtgggaaggtttccaaactaatcggcgtggaagctgatacgtacctatattttggaattttctttagaaatctatatggcttatattaaggaacggagggagtacaaactACTCCCTCCAGTCACAAACTCACAAATAAGTGACATTTTGATGTTGTCTGAAGTCAATTATTTCAAACTTTGACTAGTACTTTTCATTATATTATAACCACAGAACATAGGAAATGTATACTTTTATCAAACTATTTCTCAAGACAAATCTACTCATATCACTTCCAAACATTCAAACTTAATAAGTGAAAAGTAATGTGTACTCGAGGGAGTACAAAGTTTACTAGAAACTAATTGAGATTATTGAAAAATGTTGAGTTATTGGCATATAATTTCAGCACACACAGTTTGACTATACTGAAAAGaacttatatgaaaattataaacCATACCAAAAGATTAATACAACTTCCTTTGTGATGGTGCACTATACATGCTATACATCTCGTCAGGATCACAAATTTAATAGAGGTAAAATCTGATATGTTGCTGGACGATAGGAAGTCAAAGAATAAGATCAAGGCAATCAAAGCATGCGTCTAATTGCTGTTGTATTATCGTGTCCTACTTTCACTTCTTGCAGGCATTTCACTAGTTGACCATCAGGTGCTTACATGAAATGTGATACCAAAGTTCGGTAGGCCCAACTCTTGTTAGAAGCACGACATCATTGTTTTTTAATCGATGATCACAGCTTCATAGTTATATGTGCTCACAGTACTATGTCTGACCCATAATAAAGATTAAAGAAACAGAACTATGAAGGTTGTGATGGAGTATTTGGGACTTCGTAGTAAAATATAGGTACACAAATAAGGAACCTACCAGCTTCTTCGGCATCTCTGCTTCCTTCTTTTTGTAGGAATTATCATCTCCGTGATACATAGAATTATCACCATCGAACATGGTGGTGTGTTCTTCACAGTCATACCTGAAGAATTTGTAAAGGTTAGAACTAAGTAGTTAACTATATTTAATATTGTATCTTCCATGAGTAAAGAGTGTTGAGTCATCATATTCATTTCCCTTCACTAGAACACTAAAGAAAGTGCGCTATGGTGTATGAAATTGTGCTAAATAGTAAATACAAGTAGAAAATATTCACACATGGGATTTCAATATATAAACTAGTAATAGTAAGTATAAAAAGTTTACTTTGCCAAAGTAGCAGATAGCTCAGTAGTTAATACAAAATAAAAGGAGCAGACATTGCAGGAACAGAAAGCTTTTGCTTATATGTTTGCAATGCCAACAAATATCATAAAGCAACAGTAATATTGTCCTTCTGTAATTAAAAAAACTAAACAAGGTTTGTAAGGAAAATTACCATGCACGGTCAGCATTGTAGTCCATCTCTTGCATCATTTCCTCGGTTATCTCATAGTTCCTATCAGGATTTGAGGGGCTTCTATCAGCATCGATGACCTGGGATAACAAGGTAGCCGTTATAGACTTGTACCTTATGATAACAACATGTTGAGGAAATAAAAACAAAAAGACGAACTAAAGAAACATGGCATTCAAAGATCAACTCAACAGGTTGCTATCACTAAATTAACTTGGACTCGGGCATGATAAAACTTCACAATGTTGATTGAGTATACCTAAAAACAAAGATTAATCCATAAAAAGAGAACTAGTAACCTAACAGGCTATAAGCTATATATTTGTGAAAACTGTTTAGTCAGTAACTAACATGCCTATTGAATGACATAGAAACCATGACTGCACAGTTACATTTAAGCATAAATCAACCTAGAGAAAGAAGACATGCAAAAGGTGGGCGATGAGGTGCACCGTGCTGATTAATTAAATTACATGCAAAAGAAGACGTGTTAATCTGAACAAAAGCTCGTGGTTAATTAAATTATGATGTACAAAATATGATTCAAACTTACATTTGATAGCGTGAAATAAGTATGCTGCAGAAAATTGAATTCCAGCTTACATTAGAACTAGTTGTCGATGTAAAGGTAAGCTGGTGCGATCTTCCACTGGAATGTGAATAAGAAGACCCTTTTGAGGAACCAGAAGCACGTATTGGAGCAGGTGAAGGGGATACGTTATCCCACGGGGACGCTGGACATTAAGAACACAGAGGATATTAGTTTCATGATTTAGTTGGGTTACTGAGATGTCAACAGAGTATATTTACTACACAAAAACAAAGCAGTTTTACCGAAAGTCCTGTCTCAACATGCTTTACCTGCTGAACGTGGTGTATTCCCGCCTAACCAAGGAGACACCAAGCGTGCATCTGGGGATGCAGCAGCAAGCATAGGAGATCGTGTTGAAGACTGTCTTCGGGAGCCAGGACGATTATCACGGTAATCTCGACGAGGTGCATCTTCCCATTCCCAGCGTCCATCATCCCAATCAGATCTTGCTAATATTTGCAATGGCAATCATACTCCTATCAGTAAAATGTCAATTCAATGAGAAGAGTAATAAAGAATGCCAAGCTAAACAAGTACCAGGTGTTCTTGAGCTTCTTGAGCTATGCTCATGTCGACTTCTCTTGTTAGTATATTCAATCGATATAGACCTCCCACGCTCATCACGCCTAGTATGAGATTCTCTATCATCATGGTATCTTCGCCTTCCACTACTACTATAGCCAATGGATGCAGATCTCTCATGATCACCATGTTTATCACAGGATCCTCTATCATCATAATAATCATAACCACGAGGAGTGCCATGAGGACGAGAACCTTGAGAGCTTCCAGAGATGTGGGTCTGTAAATTAACAGGCATAGAAATTGACTTGTTAGTAAGGTCTAGTAAAACTAATGTAAAGCATTGATGTAATTTCCAAAAGAAGCAGGTGGGACTGTATATTGAAAGTTTCCATGTAATTAAGACCTCTTGCCGGTGGGGTTCATCCCGATGGCTGGGTGTTGGGGCCCTTTCATCTTTATCAGTGACTGTTGGTTctgaaacagagagagagagagagatttagTTACAACTTAAAAATGAGTGGAAATGAATTACCATAAAACCATAGCACTAGAAGAGCATATACATTAGCTAATTTATGCAGCTCATGTATTTAGCTCAAAGAAAATGACGCACCATTCAAAGATGTTTTATCATCAGAACCGCTTCCTCGATAGCGGCGTGATGAGTTACTGCGAATCGCCGTGGAGAGGCTCGCCGCATCATTCTCTGTAGCTCCTGGCTTCTCATCTTCATCGATGGAACCTGCAGCAACAGCTACCTTGGGAGGGGGTGGCTTAAACACACTGCCGCCTCCTGCTGCCCGTTTCTTGTCAGCAAGGGTGTCAAGACCTGCCGAAGAACAGACCAAGAATTAGCTAACTAGAGCCATGTGAAGGCCAAACAGTAATCACTAATCAGTTCACAAGTCTGCGAATGTATTAATCAGGGTAAAGCAAAGCACATTCAGTAAACGCACCACACAAACACTGCACAGGCACATAATAAGTATATACCTAGGACAGACTTCCCTGCCGGCGGCCGGTACATGACCCGCTGCTTGTTCGTCAGAATTAGCCCCTGAGATGTGTCGTCCTCCGGGCCTAGGGTGGTCATCGTCGCGTCCAGGTCAACCTCCCCGTTCCCGTTCCCGTTCCCCTGCACGACGGAAACGAAGCAAACACGGAAGCAATATCGGCGTAAGCACAAACAACCTAAGGACTCGAAACGAACACGAATTAGCTCAGGTTAGCGTCCCCGCAGTTACCTCCATGGTGATGGTCGCCGGGGAGCGCTCGGAGTTCGTGGACCAACACTAAGTAACCTCGGATCGGCAGCTCGGGAGGTAGAGGGCGAGGGCCGAACctcctgctgctgcggcggcggcggcggcgggctagGGTTCGGTCAGCGCGCGAGCGGCATCCGGCGGGAGGTGGCGATGGCGTCGAGCGAAGCCAGGCGAGGCGGCGCGTCAGTCGAATTTGGGCTCCCGAATCTGGAGGAGATTGGAGGGGAGTGCCGGAGTGGGGATTGAGAATTTTTGTCGTGGAACAGGCGGGGTCAGGGTGCAAATTGTCAAAGCCGCGCAGGGTAAGCGAAGGCCCTGTTTGAAGTAGGTTAGTCATGTCGGTAGAGACTCTAGTCTAGAGCCTAGAGGGAGGGACGCCGACGGGTTTATAAGGGGGTGTTTGTTTTTTATTGAAAAATTTTACTcctgtcccatcgaatatttgaacacatgtatgaagtattaaatatagatgaaaaaaataactaattacacagattatggctaatttgcgagacgaattttttaagc
Above is a genomic segment from Miscanthus floridulus cultivar M001 chromosome 3, ASM1932011v1, whole genome shotgun sequence containing:
- the LOC136542358 gene encoding pre-mRNA-splicing factor ATP-dependent RNA helicase DEAH7-like; this translates as MEGNGNGNGEVDLDATMTTLGPEDDTSQGLILTNKQRVMYRPPAGKSVLGLDTLADKKRAAGGGSVFKPPPPKVAVAAGSIDEDEKPGATENDAASLSTAIRSNSSRRYRGSGSDDKTSLNEPTVTDKDERAPTPSHRDEPHRQETHISGSSQGSRPHGTPRGYDYYDDRGSCDKHGDHERSASIGYSSSGRRRYHDDRESHTRRDERGRSISIEYTNKRSRHEHSSRSSRTPARSDWDDGRWEWEDAPRRDYRDNRPGSRRQSSTRSPMLAAASPDARLVSPWLGGNTPRSAASPWDNVSPSPAPIRASGSSKGSSYSHSSGRSHQLTFTSTTSSNVIDADRSPSNPDRNYEITEEMMQEMDYNADRAWYDCEEHTTMFDGDNSMYHGDDNSYKKKEAEMPKKLTRRDGSLMTLAQSKKLSQMTADNAQWEDRQLLRSGAVKGTEVQTEFDDEEERKVILLVHDTKPPFLDGRVVFTKQAEPVMPLKDPTSDMAIIARKGSSLVREIREKQSMNKSRQRFWELAGSKLGNILGVEKTAEQVDADTAVVGDQGEINFKEEAKFSQHLRDKAEAVSDFAKSKSLSQQRQYLPIFTVRDDLLQIVRENQVVVVVGETGSGKTTQLTQYLHEGGYTTTGVVGCTQPRRVAAMSVAKRVSEEMETDLGDKVGYAIRFEDVTGPNTIIKYMTDGVLLRETLKDADLDKYRVIVMDEAHERSLNTDVLFGILKKVVARRRDFKLIVTSATLNADKFSKFFGGVPVFHIPGRTFPVNIMFSKTPCEDYVEAAVKQAMTIHITSGPGDILIFMTGQEEIEATCYALAERMEQLISSSTKTVPKLEILPIYSQLPADLQAKIFQKAEEGARKCIVATNIAETSLTVDGIFYVIDTGYGKMKVYNPRMGMDALQVFPVSRAAADQRAGRAGRTGPGTCYRLFTESAYQNEMLPNPVPEIQRTNLGNVVLLLKSLRVENLLDFDFMDPPPQENILNSMYQLWVLGALNNVGGLTEIGWKMVEFPLDPTLAKMLLMGEQLECLDEVLTIVSMLSVPSVFFRPKDRAEESDAAREKFFVPESDHLTLLNVYLQWKSNQYRGDWCNDHFLHVKGLRKAREVRSQLLDILKTLKIPLTSCHMEWDVVRKAICSAYFHNSARLKGIGEYVNCRNGMPCHLHPSSALYGLGYTPDYVVYHELVLTTKEYMQCVTAVDPQWLAEMGPMFFSVKETDTSLLDHKKRQKEEKTAMEEEMEKLRQEQAEAARMEKEKERKKRAKQQQQVAMPGLKKGATYLRPRKMGL